The sequence CGTCGGCGAAGCGTTCCCGGCCGGCGGTCGGGAGGGCGGGGAGGCCCGCGAACGTCAGGTCGCAGTAGCTGGGCCCCACGACCACCACGTCGAGGGCCGGAACGTCGCTCACGCGTCGGCCTCGACGTCCGCCCCGAGCGCTCTCAGCGCCGCCGCGCGGTAGGGCGACGGCACGGGCCCCGCCAGGACGGGGTCGTCGGTCGCCCGCATCCAGGCCAGCAGGTCGGCGGCGAGGTGGCGGCGGACGTCGGCGTGGGCGGGGTCGTCGGCGAGGTTCGTGCCCTCGTCCGGGTCGGCCTGCAGGTCGTACAGCTCCAGCGGGGGGCGCTCGCGCGCGATGGTGTCGACCATGTGCGGCGTGACCGGGCTGCGGAGGACGTCGCCGGGGACGTTGAGGACGTCCACCTCGAGGTTCGCGACCAACTTGTAGCGGTCGGTGCGGACCATGCGTTGCGGTTCGTAGGCGGTGTGGAAGGTCTTCTCGGCGTACACCGCGTCGTGCAGGGTCGCCGCGTCGCCCTGCAGGAGCGGCCACAGGCTGCGGCCGTGCAGTTCCGCGGGGATGGACAGCCCGAGGCCCTCGAGGAGGGTGGGGACCAGGTCGACGTGGCTGGTGAGCGCATCGACGCTCCGCCCGCCGGTGAGGCCGCCGGCCGGCCAACGCATGACCAGCGCGACCCCGAGCCCCGGGTCGTACATCGAGGCCTTCGCGCGCGGCAACGCCAGGCCGTGGTCGGTGGTGAACACCACCCACGTGTCGTCGGCGTCGGGGCGGGCCGCGACCGCCTCGAGGATGCGGGCGACGCCGCGATCGAGGGCGTGGATGGCGCCCTGCACCGCCGCCATCTCCGCGCGGACGTCGGGCACGTCGGGGAGGTAGGGGGGGACGTCGATGCCGCGCGCGTCGTACGGCGGGTGGACGCCGTAGCGGCCGTCGGCGTGGCGGTGGGGTTCGAAGAACCCGACGTTCACGAAGGTGGGGCCGTCGGCGTCGCGGATCCGCCGCGCGGCGTGGTCCGCGACGTCGGGCGCGAGGGCGTGCGACGCGTCGTGCGTGTCGAAGCCGAGGGCGCGGACGTGCGCGGGCGTGTCGGTCGCGACGTGCTGCACGCCGACGTGGTGCGTGGCCCAGCCGGCGGCCTGCAGGTAGGACGCCAGGTAGCGCGTGCCGGGGTGCAGCGCCCAATCGAAGGGGGCGTGCGCGAGGCCGAGCATGCCGACGTCGTGCGCGTGCCGACCCGTATAGAGCGAGGCGCGGCTGGGGGAGCACTGCGGAGCGGTGGCGTAGGCGGCGTCGAAGCGGACGCCGTCCGCGGCGAGCGCGTCGATCGCGTCGCTCGGGACGGCGGTTCGGCCGTAGCAGCCGAGGTGCCGCCCGAGGTCGTGGCAGTCGATCATCACCAGGTGCGTCGGGGGGCCGCTCATCCCTTCACCGATCCCGCCGTGAGGCCCGCCGCGATGCGTCGCTGGAAGATCAACACCAGCACGACGAGGGGGACGGTGACGATGATGGCGGCCGCCATGATCTCCGCGATGGGTTCTTGTTGTTCGACGATGCCGGCGAACTGCGCGACGGCGACCGGGACGGTCTGCGCCGACGGGTTCGTGAGGGTGAAGGCGAGCGCGAAGACGTACTCGTTCCAACTCACGATGAACGTGAGGAGGCCGGTCGTCACCAGCGCGGGCACGGTGAGGGGCAGCAGGATGCGCACGAAGATCTGCGCGGTGGTGGCGCCGTCGACGACGGCGGCCTCCTCGATCTCGCGGGGCAGCCCCCGGAAGAACGACGTGAGGACCCACGCCGCGAACGGCAGCGTGAACAGCGGGTAGGCGTACAGCATCGCGGCCTGGGTCCCGAAGAGGCCGAGCTCGCGGACGTTCTCGTACATGCCGCTCAGGACCGAGATCTGCGGGAACATCGTCATCGCTAGGACGGCGTACAGCATCGCCTGCTTGCCGCGGAAGCGCAGCCGCCCGAGGGCGTACGCCGCGAACGACCCGGCGGCGAGGGCGAGGAGGGCGCTGCCGCCGGCGACGAGGACGCTGTTGGCGAGCGACCCCATGAAGCTGGCGCTGGAGAGCACCGCGACGTAGTTGTCGAGCGACGGCGCGCGGGGGATGAGGCGGGCCGCGCCGAACAGTTCGCTCTCGCTTTTCAGGGACGTCGAGATCGCCCAGACGAAGGGGATGAGGGCGTACGCGGCGACGACGAACACGAGGGCGTAGAAGCCGGTGGTGCGCGCGGCGGCGCGGAGGCGACGGACGGTCATTCGCGGTTCACCCCCAGGACGCGGACGTAGGCGACGGCGAAGACGAAGATCAGGAGGAAGATCAACACCCCGACCGCGGAGGCGTAGCCCGCCTGTTGGTTGTTGATCAACACGTCGAAGTTGTAGGTCGACATGCTCTGTTGCGCGCGCCCGAGCAGGACCTGGAACAGGTCGAAGACGCGGAGCGCGTCGAGCGTCCGGAAGATCAACGCCACCCCGATCGCGGGGCGCAGCAGCGGCAGCGTGATGGCGAAGAACTCGCGGAGGCGGCTGGCGCCGTCGACCCGGGCGGATTCGTAGAGCTCCTTCGGGATGACCTGCAGGCCGGCGAGCAGCAACAGCGCCATGAACGGGGCGGTCTTCCACACGTCGATCAGGATGACGCTGGGGAGTTGCAGGGCGGGGTCGGTGAGCCAGGCGAGGGGCGCGTCGATCGCGCCGAGCGACAACAACGCCTGGTTCAGGACGCCGGCGCGGGTGTCGTCGAGCATCAACTCCCACAGCCGTGCGGACACGACCGTGGGGATGGCCCAGGGGATCAGCATCACCGCCCGCATGGCGCCCCGCCCGCGGAAGCTCGAGTGGACGGTGAGGGCGATGAACAGCCCCAACAACAGTTCGCCGGAGACGCTGACGGCGGTGAACACGATCGTCGTCCAGATGCTGCGGACCCACCGTTCGTCGAGGGCGCTGAGCGACCACGCGGTGTCGGCCCCGGTGAGCAGCGGCAGGTTCCAGACGTACGCGGTGCGGTAGCCCTCGCGGAGCGCCTCGACGGGGAGGGTGTTCCAGCGGACGTCGCCGTCGCGGTCGAGGGCGCACGCGCCGTCGTCGTCGCGGCGGCAGGTGAGTTCGTCGAGGCGGACGGTGAGCAGGTCCCGGTAGTTCTGCAGCCCCACGAACTGCGGGACGGTGTCGCTGGCGAACCGCTTGTCGGTGAAGCTCGTGACGATCGTCGCCTCGAGGGGGCGGGCGGCGACCATCACGAGGATCAGCAGCGCCGGAAGGAGCAGGTTCCACGCCGCGCGCATCTCGCGGGCGGGAAGCGGTTCGGTCTCGAGGGTGGGGTCGTTCGCGAGCCGTGCGAGGAGGAGGCGCGACGCGATCGCGAGGCCGGCGAGGGCGACCGCCGCCGCGAGGCCGCCCGACGCCGCCACGATGCCCGACGGGCCCTCGAGAGCGCCCCAGGGGACGCCCTGCGCCGCGCGGGCGACGACGAGCCCGACGGCGAAGATCGACGCCCACAACGCCAGGTCCCGCGCGAGGCGGATGGCGCCGGCGCGCCGCTGCGCGACGCGAAGGCCGAGCGCGATCGCCGCCGTCCCGAGGCCGGTGACGAGAGAAGGGACGAGCAGGCCGAAGCGGTCGAGGATCGCCAGGATCCACGAGGGGCGTTCCGCGCCGAGGCGGGCGTCGAAGCCGGCGCGGACGTCGGGATGGACGGCGATGGAGAGCAGAAGGAGAAGGATCGCGCCGAGCCCGGCGAACGCCAGGAACCCCCCGAGGAGGCGGGCGAGGCGCACGGCGGGGGGCGGGGGGGCGTCGGGCGTCGGCATGGGGCTCTCCGGAAACAAAATAAGGGATGGGTCGGAGGTCGGGCGGAGGTCGGGCGGGGAGCGTTCG comes from Trueperaceae bacterium and encodes:
- a CDS encoding sulfatase; translation: MSGPPTHLVMIDCHDLGRHLGCYGRTAVPSDAIDALAADGVRFDAAYATAPQCSPSRASLYTGRHAHDVGMLGLAHAPFDWALHPGTRYLASYLQAAGWATHHVGVQHVATDTPAHVRALGFDTHDASHALAPDVADHAARRIRDADGPTFVNVGFFEPHRHADGRYGVHPPYDARGIDVPPYLPDVPDVRAEMAAVQGAIHALDRGVARILEAVAARPDADDTWVVFTTDHGLALPRAKASMYDPGLGVALVMRWPAGGLTGGRSVDALTSHVDLVPTLLEGLGLSIPAELHGRSLWPLLQGDAATLHDAVYAEKTFHTAYEPQRMVRTDRYKLVANLEVDVLNVPGDVLRSPVTPHMVDTIARERPPLELYDLQADPDEGTNLADDPAHADVRRHLAADLLAWMRATDDPVLAGPVPSPYRAAALRALGADVEADA
- a CDS encoding carbohydrate ABC transporter permease, with the translated sequence MTVRRLRAAARTTGFYALVFVVAAYALIPFVWAISTSLKSESELFGAARLIPRAPSLDNYVAVLSSASFMGSLANSVLVAGGSALLALAAGSFAAYALGRLRFRGKQAMLYAVLAMTMFPQISVLSGMYENVRELGLFGTQAAMLYAYPLFTLPFAAWVLTSFFRGLPREIEEAAVVDGATTAQIFVRILLPLTVPALVTTGLLTFIVSWNEYVFALAFTLTNPSAQTVPVAVAQFAGIVEQQEPIAEIMAAAIIVTVPLVVLVLIFQRRIAAGLTAGSVKG
- a CDS encoding sugar ABC transporter permease, with protein sequence MPTPDAPPPPAVRLARLLGGFLAFAGLGAILLLLLSIAVHPDVRAGFDARLGAERPSWILAILDRFGLLVPSLVTGLGTAAIALGLRVAQRRAGAIRLARDLALWASIFAVGLVVARAAQGVPWGALEGPSGIVAASGGLAAAVALAGLAIASRLLLARLANDPTLETEPLPAREMRAAWNLLLPALLILVMVAARPLEATIVTSFTDKRFASDTVPQFVGLQNYRDLLTVRLDELTCRRDDDGACALDRDGDVRWNTLPVEALREGYRTAYVWNLPLLTGADTAWSLSALDERWVRSIWTTIVFTAVSVSGELLLGLFIALTVHSSFRGRGAMRAVMLIPWAIPTVVSARLWELMLDDTRAGVLNQALLSLGAIDAPLAWLTDPALQLPSVILIDVWKTAPFMALLLLAGLQVIPKELYESARVDGASRLREFFAITLPLLRPAIGVALIFRTLDALRVFDLFQVLLGRAQQSMSTYNFDVLINNQQAGYASAVGVLIFLLIFVFAVAYVRVLGVNRE